GCATATAAACATTCGTATGCATAAACCACATCAATTTATAATCCATCTTTCAGAGTAATGAATAACATTGTTTTCTTCCCATAAACAGGTTGTCCACGCAAAGAAGTACCTGATTCACTTATCAACACATCGGCTCTTCCCGTGCCCATTCTGTGAATCCGTCTACAAGAGGAAGGTAAATATGTTTCTTCTAAATTTTCCTTGtttactctttccttcttctttatctcttctctcttcctcccctcctctttattatcataattatttttgttattttcttgttcatatttctctttcattcttattttaattttttgttctaTCTTcagtcatattttttctttctccctttttatgtAATACTATATTTGTTCTTAGTTTTCTCTTAATCTCCATCCTATTTGTTTCTGTGAAGATGGAGCATGgaagagattttttctttttctttttcttttttcttttttcttttttcctattgtttaaagtagatttttgtttttcataaaaTAACTTAATGAGTAAGTCACAACTCTGAAGCTCATAAGACAATGCATTCCTAGACATTATATAAGATTACGTAAAACAAAATTGCCTACACACTATTtagatatatactttatatacatggATATTGCCAATGGGCTATGTTTTATTTGACTATCGTGCTGGTTATGATATCTCACATTATTTCTTAAGTCAGTAGGTAACTATttaaattcagagagaaaatgagtgagtgagagttaatgagtgagtgagcaagtgagtgaatgagtgagtgagcaagagagTTGGTGTATGAATGAgctagtgagttagtgagtgagtgattgagtaagtTTCTGGTTCTTAGGGTGATATTTGTCGGTGCTATCTTGGGACTTGTATCATAAGTAAGGTAAAAGATGTAGAAAAGATAGTTCCACAAAGCAAAGTGTGTAATAGATAATTTTGAAATGATCATTCAATGTATTGTAGTGGTGGAATTACTTATCCTGATTCACCTTTTCTACAATTTTTCTGTAATGAAATATTCCCTTTGGTAAGCAACATTGTTTTGGGGTGGATGTGTTTGCCAGTAACAGACTTAAGGTTTGGGATATCATattattcatctgtttgtctatatttgcCTTGAGTATATAGAATTGGACATTTTGAGTAGCTTGAGAGacctttccttgttttttgttattggatatcagtaatcacaaaaaaaatgaaaaggagtaagctgtaattttataaatatttctaattatttttggttatatattattagtagtatttgtaTTTTCACCTCTGATATTCTGGCCATCcttgctattgtcattactgttatataattactttttattttttgggaATCATGTTGTTGGCATAGGAATTATATGGTTCATCAGGATTTTTGTCTGTGCATCTATATAGTAACTTTGGTAACACTGTTTTTCCAGTAATtgatttatgttatatatttaatttcttatttatatgaaaaatagAGACCATGATATCAGCTTCGTCATATCTGCATTTTAGGGTATAGGTTGTAGGTGTCTATTACCAAATATGgtaatatatacagacagactacAGGTATGATTTTGTCTTTATAGTGAATctgtgaagatttttttctttatttgtttatttttgtttttttgaaaatatttttgatattatcttcatcagAATAAACTTACAAGTGTTTATAGAGTACTTATAGAACATTATGGACTAAAGAAAGTTACCTTACTGATGGGCATTATTGATAGCAACcagaataaagatgaagattagCCCGGGTTGATTATGACAATATGTACTCATCTAGCAAGCCTGAGCTGCGAAATATATTGGACGATATCCGCCTAGTGATAATTCCATCATACATGAAGAAGACGTGACAGCACTAACCTGTGGCCAAAATTTCAGGACATCAAGACGCACTTGGCTGAGGCTCATCAGGAGGAGATCCACTACCCTTGCACAGAGTGCGACGAGGTCTTTGACACGTTCATGCAGCTGCGGCAGCACTGCCTGGTGGTACACATGGGCGTGGAGAGAGAGCAGTTTGTGTGCAAGCTTTGTAGCAAGAAGTTCTCCAGCCCCACAGGTCTCAAGGTGCACATAGAGACCATCCATGAGAAGGTCCAGGTTTATGAGTGCCCGGAGTGTAAGGAGACCTTCAACCAGAAGGGCAACATGCAGAACCACTTCCGCCGAGTGCACCAGGGGGATGAGGCGCGTAAACTCTTGTGTGATATATGTAATAAGGGCTTTATCTGCCCAAGCGACCTCAGGAAGCATGTAGAGCGTGTGCATCTCAAGGTACGCAAGAATGAGGTAATGTGCGAGGTATGTGGGAAGCCCTTCTCTGATTCTCGGGCCATGAGAATCCACATCAATGCAGTCCACACCAAGGAGGTTCAGCACCCATGCCCTGAGTGTAAAATGGTCTTCCACAGCCTCACTAACATGGTTACGCACAGACGGCGCATGCATGGGGGGCCAGAGGGCAGGAAaaatgtgtgtgaggtgtgtggcaAAGGCTTTTGTAGTCCAAGTGATCTGAAAACACATATCAGAGTTGTGCATGAGAATGTTAGAAAGTATGTATGTGATATCTGTGGCCAGGCATTCAAAGTGTGCTCACACTTGAAGTACCACCGAAGGAAACACACTGGTGAGACCCCGTATGAGTGCCCTCATTGTGGAAAGTGCTTCCATGGACCAAGTCACATTTCTGACCACGTTAAGAAGGTCCATAAAACGGTCTACATTGGAGCCAATCAGCGTCGCAAGCTAAACCTCCCAGAGAgtgctcctcccccaccccctggcaTGCTGCCCCCTCGTGAAACCAAGCCCAAGCCCAAACCCATGACACCACCCATGAACATGGTCCACCCTACATATTCACAACCCATGGCATGCACAATTCCTGCCACTGGAGTGACCACCTTCACTCCTACGCACCACACCACCAACATGCTGCCACCAGCGCAGGCCAATCCGCCCATGATCCATCATCAGGGTCTCATGGAACATCACAATCCCTATGCCAATTTCCAGTTCCAAACAGTCGAGCAGAATCCTGCCCAACAGTCACCGGTGCCCATGGTCGTGCGGCTCCTGCATGACTTGCAGTATCAGTAAGATCTGATGATTCCACTTGGCATTCATACTTAAAGGGGGATATGGATCCCATTTCACCTTCAGGGTTTGAGAGCTGTCTTGAGGCTCTTGGATTTAAGCTGTTTAAAGTTTTGTGTAATAAGataaattttattttcatattcttattgctatttttttttttttttttttttctctcttcttcttcttcttattattattattattattttttttttttgcttcacctAAGCATGCCATGTTCACAGTAGTGCCCTCATGCGGTCATTATTTGTAACCATGTTCAATTTTTAAATTAtaatgttcttgttttgtttttttgttcaacACGTGTTATGAATTTATGGATAATTTTTGTTGGCAATTTTTTGTGGCTCCAAGTgcattgattttcttattttatttgtttttatgttgacAGTTATCAAGTACACTGTCTTACATGCAGGTAGATTGGCATTGTTGTTCAGTTATTATTCAGTCAGCATGTGTGattttttaattctattattatcattattatccattttctaaattaatttttcatttatttacttatttatttatttatttatttatttatttttacttttacataTTTTGAAATTGAATAACTTAGATCTGATCATTGATCTGATTCTCTTCATAGTACAAAATAGACGTCTGATGTCATGTTCCTCAGCAGATCGTGATTCAGAAGTCTTATTAGAAAATGAATCAGTGCTAGAAAGTGTTGGCATTATTTCTGCTGGCAAATGCTTGCTTCATTTGTCAAAGGCCATTGTGTAAATACTATGCAAGTACATATGTATGGACCATGATCTCAATAGCTTTTTCACCAGAAGTATTTACACAAACTCTTACAGATGCTCATTCACTCATgcttacactcatacatacattcacaatcACTTACATCCACACTCAGATCCACATTTACATCCACATCCATACTCAAATCACTATCCATACTCACATCACTAttcatgtatttctaacgaagatatgatcgaaaccggtta
The DNA window shown above is from Penaeus vannamei isolate JL-2024 chromosome 29, ASM4276789v1, whole genome shotgun sequence and carries:
- the LOC113823389 gene encoding uncharacterized protein isoform X2, with amino-acid sequence MDFEEQRRMFAMNMGGHPMANHHATQQAVAQQAAAQQVAQQVAQQGPHTRILMPEPSLPMVAGSRQGPMDATMATITTQMANAQQITMHHTVHQQQLAHHQQQAAQVAQQQQQQQQQQQQQQQQQQQQQQHMEVAVSMDTGGEAGPSMVRVMEEGPVEVKAPDAHDPNMVEGPSEGVDNVGAGQSGMETSRWCLVCDKGLPTQESSQELVDLYKATMTVSQRKLSAMLGRLVGLTLYKAHSDVLCRRCFNLVDQVDGLEIELADTKMELVQQYEATIAHRQPHAKREIERPTLEVDVEWDESNESDVIDNDDDDPDCTASGAKKKKKTRKTKRKGGRPRKVKLTAKIKHIENNLSGIEDNDAEGRPRKRGRGRPRKKDKEEDDFIPPGAPTKDCPTCKKVVHAKKYLIHLSTHRLFPCPFCESVYKRKDIKTHLAEAHQEEIHYPCTECDEVFDTFMQLRQHCLVVHMGVEREQFVCKLCSKKFSSPTGLKVHIETIHEKVQVYECPECKETFNQKGNMQNHFRRVHQGDEARKLLCDICNKGFICPSDLRKHVERVHLKVRKNEVMCEVCGKPFSDSRAMRIHINAVHTKEVQHPCPECKMVFHSLTNMVTHRRRMHGGPEGRKNVCEVCGKGFCSPSDLKTHIRVVHENVRKYVCDICGQAFKVCSHLKYHRRKHTGETPYECPHCGKCFHGPSHISDHVKKVHKTVYIGANQRRKLNLPESAPPPPPGMLPPRETKPKPKPMTPPMNMVHPTYSQPMACTIPATGVTTFTPTHHTTNMLPPAQANPPMIHHQGLMEHHNPYANFQFQTVEQNPAQQSPVPMVVRLLHDLQYQ